ctgcatcatgccctctacaataggggctgttactgcatcaatgcccactacaataggggctgttactgcatcaatgcccatcaatctacaataggggctgttactgcatcaatgccctctacaataggggctgttactgcatcaatgccctctacaataggggctgttactgcatcaatgccctctacaataggggctgttactgcatcaatgccctctacaataggggctgttactgcatcaatgccctctacaataggggctgttactgcatcaatgccctctacaataggggctgttactgcatcaatgccctctacaataggggctgttactgcatcaatgccctctacaataggggctgttactgcatcaatgccctctacaataggggctgttactgcatcaatgccctctacaataggagccgttactgcatcaatgcccactACAATAGgagctgttactgcatcaatgcccactacaataggggctgttactgcatcaatgcccactACAATAGgagctgttactgcatcaatgccctctacaataggggctgttactgcatcaatgcccactACAATAGgagctgttactgcatcaatgcccactACAATAGgagctgttactgcatcaatgcccactacaataggggctgttactgcatcaatgcccactacaataggggctgttactgcatcaatgcccactACAAtagggctgttactgcatcaatgcccactacaataggggctgttactgcatcaatgcccactACAAtagggctgttactgcatcaatgcccactacaataggggctgttactgcatcaatgccctctacaataggggctgttactgcatcaatgccctctacaataggagctgttactgcatcaatgccctctacaataggggctgttactgcatcaatgccctctacaataggggggctgttactgcatcaatgccctctacaataggggctgttactgcatcaatgccctctacaataggggctgttactgcatcaatgccctctacaataggggctgttactgcatcaatgttacaataggggctgttatcaatgccctctacaataggggctgttactgcatcaatgccctctacaataggggctgttactgcatcaatgcccgctacaataggggctgttactgcatcaatgccctctacaataggagccgttactgcatcaatgcccactACAATAGGagccgttactgcatcaatgcccgctacaataggggctgttactacatcaatgccctctacaatagggcgCCCTGGAGGTCTTGTAACATTCTTGTGTAATTTCGGCAAAGTATAGAAAGTGActagaattaaccaatgatattaggccactcttggccatgattacagacacctgagtcttttgacactatataaacaagtcatcctgcagtgtttgtgattataccctgatgaagacagctttgcTGTCGAAatgttggtaattacatttttgcatctgagctcctagagtctctttcattttccattcatcaaaagttaaaacatttttaaaaacagtgTTTTTCTAACGCTGACATTTGCAGTGATGTGGGGAGCAAGAAATCACTGTTTTAATTCTACCCTGTGATGCCACAGAGAATACTTTTTGAGGACCGTCTTCTCTTTTTAACCACGGATCACAGAAACACACTGTTTTCACATGTAGACACTGGATTGTTGCTGGAGATAAAGAATATGAAGTTGAAAGTGGCGGAATTGCCCCTTAATGTCCCAGTGGGGAAAATTGTCTTGGCGCCCTACCGGAAACTTTACACAAAATTAGCACGTTCCTTTTGCAATTCTAACATGTTCCATGGCATGTGAAATGACTTGATATCTGTGTtaaaaaaacacatgttttctTTGCAAAACGGTGTCCACTAATGAATATACCCCTTaacaaattatacatttttttagcaAAATATTTTCAGTTGCAAAATGTTTCGCTACGGTGTGTACTAATGAATAGACCACTGTTCAGGTGCTGTTGGAGGCTGTGTTCCTCAGTGTGGACCCTTACATGAGACCCTACAGCCAGACAATGATGAAGGAGGGAGACGTTATGATTGGATCACAAGTTGCCAAGTAAGGGTACATTATGGGGGAGGGAGGCGGGCATGTGGATGCAAACAcatactagactgactgacagtcaTGTTGACACACTATAGACTGACTGACACTCACGTTGACACACTATAGACTGACTGACAGTCATGTTGACAATAGACTGACTGACACTCATGTTGAAACACTATAGACTGACTGACACTCATGTTGACACACTATAGACTGACTGACACTCATGTTGACACACTATAGACTGACTGACACTCACGTTGACACACTATAGACTGACTGACAGTCATGTTGACAATAGACTGACTGACACTCATGTTGAAACACTATAGACTGACTGACACTCATTTTGACACACTATAGACTGACTGACACTCAGGTTGACACactacagactgactgacagtcatgttgacacacacactcacctctctctgtcccccctccctccagggTGATCCAGAGCTATAACCCCAGCTTCCCGGTGGGCTGCCATGTGGTCAGTGATTGTGGATGGAGGAGTCACTGGGTGTGTGATGGGGCAGAGCTGACCCCTGTGCTTCCCGACTGGCCCCAggacatccccctctccctggccCTGGGGGCCATCGGCATGCCTGGGtaggatggatagatggatctATCTCAATAGATAGATATGCAGACTGCCCTGTGTGGTTGAGAGGTGTGTGATATATATTAGtgctgatggtgatgatgatatcTCTCTAgtctgacagctctgtatggACTAGAGGAGGTGTGTGAGATAAAGAAGGGGGAGACTCTTCTGGTGAATGCTGCAGCAGGAGCCGTGGGCTCAGTGGTGGGACAGATCGCCAAGATCAAGGTACAACATTCCCCCAACGTTCCCAGAGCGTTCCCAACAACGTCTCAACAGTGTTAGTTACTTCCTGAAGATGAGGATAAGTTGTGTTCTACAttccatgtgtctctgtgtgttaccAGTGACTTTCATAATGTATAGTGAGTCTGTGTGTAATaaggtctgtgtgtagctggtgtagagtcAGGCGCATTGAGTAAAACACATATTTACTCATAATATTCACCACATAAAACATAATAAACcgagcccacaataacggaccgTAATACAATAAACAACaactcacaaacaaacatttttatttcatttttctcccccctttatttaaccaggtaggcaagttgagaacaagttctcatttacaattgcgaccaggccaagcagttcgacacatacaacgacacagttacacatggagtaaaacaaacatacagtcaataatacagtagaaaaataagtctatatacaatgtgagcaaatgaggtgagataagggaggtaaaggcaaaaaaaggccatggtggcaaagtaaatacaatatatcaagtaaaacactggaatggtagatttgcagtggaagaatgtagaaatagaaataatggggtgcaaaggagcaaaataattaaatatagtaggggatgaggtagttgtctaggctaaattatagatgggctatgtacaggtgcattaatctgtgagctgctctgacagctggtgcttaaagctagtgagggagataagtgttcccagtttcagagatttttgtagttcgttccagtcattggcagcagagaactggaaggtgaccagagagataaacCTGCTGGAGCAGAGGTTAAATAATGAATATGTAATTGGGGaatagaaaccaggtgtgtagaaaacaaagacaaaacaaatggaaaatgaaaagtggatcggcggtggctagaagaccggtgacgttgaccgccgaatgccacccgaacaaggagagggaccgactttggcagaagtcgtgacactgtgtgtgtgtgtgtgtgtgtccgtcctcaGGGCTGCAGAGTGGTGGGCTGTGCGGGGACAGATACCAAGGTGTCCTATCTAAAGGAGCTGGGTTTTGACCAGGTCTTCAACTACAAGACTGCCACCTCTCTGGAGGAATCACTCAGGGAGGCCGCGCCACACGGATACGACTGCTACTTTGAGAACGTGAGGTCACTGcaccactcgcacacacacactttttgtgTGTGTAGACATGCATGTGTGTAGACATGCATGTGTGTGGACATGCGTATgtgtggatttgtgtgtgtgtggacatgcgtgtgtgtgtgtgtatcaaagctcaatctctctctctccgtccaggTTGGTGGGAAGTTCTCCAGTGTAGTGATGCCTCAGATGAGAGAGTATGGCAGAATAGCTGTGTGTGGAAGCATCTCCATGTACAAcgacaccacaccacagacaggtaTACTGTCCACACCACAGACAGGTCTACTGTCCACACCACAGACAGGTCTCCTGTCCACACCACAGACAGGTATACTGTCCACACCACAGACATGTACATTGTCCACACCACAGACAGGTATACTGTCCACACCACAGACAGGTATACTGTCCACACCACAGACAGGTATACTGTCCACACCACAGACAGGTCTACTGTCCACACCACAGACAGGTCTCCTGTCCACACCACAGACAGGTCTCCTGTCCACACCACAGACAGGTATACTGTCCACACCACAGACAGGTATACTGTCCACACCACAGACAGGTATACTGTCCACACCACAGACAGGTCTTCTGTCCACACCACAGACAGGTCTTCTGTCTGTCCACGCCACAGACAGGTCTACACAGACAGGTCTACTGTCCACACCACAGACAGGTCTACTGTCCACACCACAGACAGGTCTACTGTCCACACCACAGACAGGTCTACTGTCCACACCACAGACAGGTCTACTGTCCACACCACAGACAGGTCTACTGTCCACACCACAGACAGGTCTACTGTCCACACCACAGACAGGTCTACTGTCCACACCACAGACAGGTCTACTGTCCACACCACAGTTATTAATTTATATTTCTGGGCCGTATGTACACACCTATATGATCTTACTGTATCTGTGTAACTGGATCCGTATATCTGTTCATGTTAATAtttggctactgtatgtgtttatattTCAGGGCCTTATGTACACACCCATATGATCTTCAAGCAGCTGAGGATGGAGGGCTTCCTGTGTGCTCGCTGGAAACACAAACACCAGCAGTCACTGAGGAGGCTGATGGCCTGGATGactgaggtacagagagagggttcTACTAGCAGGGTTCTATTACTATTGTTCTATTACCAGGTTTCTATTACCAGTGTTCTATTACCAGGATTCTATTACCAGTGTTCtactactaaatcaaatcaaatcaaattttatttgtcacatacacatggttagcagatgttaatgcgagtgtagcgaaatgcttgtgcttctagttccgacaatgcagtaataacgaaaaggtaatctaactaacaattccaaaaaattactgtctcatacacagtgtaaggggataaagaatatgtacataaggatatatgaatgagtgatggtacagagtggcataggcaagatacagtagatgatatcgagtacagtatatacatatgagatgagtatgtaagccaagtggcatagttaaagtggctagtgatacatgtattacataaggatgcagtcgatgatatagagtacagtatctacgtatgcatatgagatgaataatgtagggtaagtaacattatataaggtagcattgtttaaagtggctagtgatatatttacatcatttcccatcaattcccattattaaagtggctggagtagagtagTGTTCTGTTACCAGGATTCTATCACCAGGGTTCTACTACCAGCGCTCTACTACTAGTGTTCCACTACCAGTGTTCTACTACTAGTGTTCTACTAAGTGTTCTATTACTGGTGTTCTATTACTAGTGTTCTATTACCAGGGTTCTATTATTAGTGTTATATTACCAGTGTTCTATTACCAATGTTCTATTACCAGTGTTCCATTACCAGTGTTCTATTACCAGTGTTCTATTACCAGTGTTCTATTACCAGTGTTCCATTACCAGTGTTCCATTACCAGTGTTCCATTACCAGTGTTCTATTACCAGTGTTCTATTACCAGTGTTCTATTACCAGTGTTCTATTACCAGTGTTATATTACCAGTGTTCCATTACCAGTGTTCCATTACCAGTGTTCCATTACCAGTGTTCTATTACCAGTGTTCTATTACCAGTGTTCTATTACCAGTGTTCTATTACCAGTGTTCCATTACCATTGTTCCATTACCAGTGTTCCATTACCAGTGTTCCATTACCAGTGTTCCATAACACGTGTTCTATTACCAGTGTTCTGTTGGCAGTGTTCCATTACCAGTGTTCCATTACCAGTGTTCCAttaccagtgttccattactagTGTTCCATCACCAGTGTTCCATTACCAGTGTTCCATTACCAGTGTTCCATAACAAGTGTTCTATTACCAGTGTTCTGTTGGCAGGGGCGGCAAttagtctagtggttagggtgttgggccagtaaccgaaaggttgctagattgaatccccgagctgacaaggtacaaatctgttgttctgaacactggtacaaatctgttgttctgcccctgaacaaggcagttaacccactgttcctaggctgttattgtaaataagattttttcttaacttacttgcctagttaaataaaggtaaaataaaaaataaaataaaaagtgttcCATTACCAGTGTTCAGGACGTTCAGGATACAATAGAAACCAATCCAGTTAAGATTCCTTGTGAAGGTAGTTTTATAGAGTCATGTGAATCCATGAAAACAGTTGTCAAATATTGTGTAagcatgatgatgatgttgaggaATATGacagtggtgatgatggtgatgacggTAATGATGATgcagacgaggaggaggaggaggaggagaataaaaTGTTTGTGTTGATCCTTCAGGGCAAGCTGAGATGCAATGAACACATCACCATTGGTTTCAACAACATGCCTGCTGCCTTCATGGGCATGCTACAGGGAGACAACACCGGCAAGGCTGTGGTCAAGGTGTGATGACATCACAATCAACATTACACTCCTCCA
This is a stretch of genomic DNA from Oncorhynchus tshawytscha isolate Ot180627B unplaced genomic scaffold, Otsh_v2.0 Un_contig_19123_pilon_pilon, whole genome shotgun sequence. It encodes these proteins:
- the LOC112240170 gene encoding prostaglandin reductase 1-like, encoding MVVSKAWTLRQHFQGFPKASDFHLREETLPQPKNGQVLLEAVFLSVDPYMRPYSQTMMKEGDVMIGSQVAKVIQSYNPSFPVGCHVVSDCGWRSHWVCDGAELTPVLPDWPQDIPLSLALGAIGMPGLTALYGLEEVCEIKKGETLLVNAAAGAVGSVVGQIAKIKGCRVVGCAGTDTKVSYLKELGFDQVFNYKTATSLEESLREAAPHGYDCYFENVGGKFSSVVMPQMREYGRIAVCGSISMYNDTTPQTGPYVHTHMIFKQLRMEGFLCARWKHKHQQSLRRLMAWMTEGKLRCNEHITIGFNNMPAAFMGMLQGDNTGKAVVKV